The Raphanus sativus cultivar WK10039 chromosome 6, ASM80110v3, whole genome shotgun sequence sequence AGGATGAAATCGAATCTCGGGTCCTCCGGTGATCTCAACAGCAACAACTCCAGCTAGCTACAGTCACCAAGAAACATATATTAATCAAGCTGTCCATAAACTCCTAATTACCACAACTTGATGGATCCATTGCTCGCTATTACAGCTTAAAAGAATAAACACAGTAAATACTTGAAAGTTACCTGGTAAAAATCAGCGTAGGACAAGATGGGGAACAACTCTTTGATAGGCTCAAGAAGCCTAACAGCAATATCAAGACCCTTGTTAGCATCATGAGCTAGCTCTTGTGGAATCCTTATCGTCCCAAACGGTCCTCCCGTCTTCGTCTTCACGTCAAATGTCCCCGCCGAATGCCATCTACACATTTCACCCAACAGCAACAAATAGAAGCTCACATGAATAATGAATTCATCATTCTTGAGAAAAGGACAAAAGGGGATGTGTTGGAACGTGAGAGAAGGGAACTTACGCAAGACGGAGAACGATGGGAGCGCAATGCTTCTCGGCGATAAGACCACGAAGCTTTCTCTTGCATCTCTGCACAGCTTTCTTGTACTCTTCCGTCACTTCTGGGTAACTCTTCTTCACCATCTTCTCTCTCCGCAAACCAATAAAGACTTGTATGTATTAAACTAGAACAAACTGTGATCGTTACATTAGGTTTGCAATTCAATTTATAGAGCTGAGAGATGATTCGAATGAAGCTTCTAGTTTCAGTGAACTTTTTAGAGAAGACGTGAGATGTACGGGTCAATATTATTTCTTCCTTGGCGCGACTTCGAGAAACCATGTGGAAGACAACAATACAAATCTTTTTCCAGCAGATTCCATGCCACGTAACATCCTGTCTTCTTTACTCAAAAGATCCTTTCGTACTGTTAGCGACTTTCAATGGAATCACTAGATTAATGGAATGGTTCATgtttaattaaatgaaaaaacatAACGAAGCTTTCAAATTTTAAACAGGATTTAAACAAAACTTGAGAATTGTCTTAAATTCAAGCATTCGTTTGATAGAAACAAGGCAACACCACAATAAGAGTAAAAGAGAAATGAAAAATTGTTCACAGCTGAGCTTAGTAATCCGACAACTCCAGACAAAACAGGTATAAAACCAACAACATTCCCTAAACATAAAACAGTGTTTCAAAcagataatattattattactgGCTAGCACCGAGCCATTTGGTGAAGTTGTCAAACTCGGTGTAGTCACTGTCGGAGATCATAGTCTGGTACCACGACTTCCCTGCTGCCTTGATTGCCAATGCCTCCTCCTGTCAGAGATTAACATATTCAAACTACCGTTAGAAAATAGAAACAAGGACTTTGTACACAAGACACGCTCAGACCAAAGTGAAATCTCCAATGCAAGTGACATATATGATCACATCTTCGAACCAATAACTATCAATTACCAAAAATGACACAACTAGATCATAAACAGATTACCTAAATCAGAGTGGCAAATTATCTAACACCTAAGTGAACAAATAAGAATACCTTGGTGACAGTCTTCCTCTTCTTGGTGAGCTTCTCCTTCTTAGCCTTAACCCTCTGCTCTTCCGCCAACAAAGACATCCTCTTCGCGGTCTTAGCATACGGATTCAACTTCAGCATCACATTCAAATTCTTCAAAGGATTCTTCTTCATCACAGCCCTCTTGGCATCCTTCTTAATCGGCTTCACCACACTCTGCACCTCGTCAGAGTTAATAATCCTCGCCAAATCAGCGTTCACCATCTTCGCCCTAGGAAGCACGTaccccttcttcttctccgaggGCTTCTCAAACGACCCGTAGATCCCCTCAAGCTTCTCGAAAGCAGACTTGGTCCAAACCACAAACCTCCCTAGGTGACCACCGGGTGCAAGCTTCAGCAAGTTAAGCCTCTCCACGTGGCAAAGCTCCACCCCGGGAAGGTTCCTAAACGCCTTCACAATCTTAGACCCTTCGGTACCGTAAACAACAAGAGGACCTTTCCTACAAATGTAACGCCTGTTCCTCATCTTCCCGACACCAGACCTAATCCCAATACTATCCTTGGCCTTCTCGGCATCGTCATAAGCCCCAATCTGCTTCAAAACCTTGATAGCAGCCGACGTCTTCTCCACGCCCTCGGCAGAGTCACTGACAACAAGAGGCATCTCGGGGACGTTCTCGATCTTGTGACCACGCGCCATAACGAGCGCGGGAACGGCGGTGGCGGCGATGGCTGAGACAATAGCGTGCCTCTTGGAGTTGACGTTGACGCGTCTGTGCCATTTCCTCCAGATCTTGGTCGGAGCGAACATGCGACCGCCGCGACACATGTTACCGAAGGCGGCCTGTCCGGCGCGGTGAGTACCTCCTCCGGGGACACGGGGGATACGGGAGACGGCGCGTCCGGTTCCCCAGGACTCGGCGGAGGTCTGGTGACCGGCCTTCTTGGAGACGGCGTAGGGCTGGCGGCTGTTGTTGGAGATCTGAGCGTGGACGTGGCTGACGATGTCGGGACGGACGGGGGCGGTCATGACGTCGGGGAGGGGGATGGTGGAGGATTGGTCGGTGGTCATGTCGCCGTCTAGGTTTTGGACGGTGACGAGAGGACGTGCGGCGGCGGCGGCCATTTCTACTCTTTTGAGGTTTTTTCTGTCTTCACTCACTGTCTCGAGACTGTTTGGAGACTCTAGGGTTTTCGCAGCTTCAGGtattataaatcatatatagtaGGGTTTTTATCTAGGGCTAGTGACTAGTGACTCATTAATGGGCATTTTAAAGCCCATGTAGCCTAACTATATGAGTGACCAATTAATAGGCCATACAAAGCCCAATAAGTCCTTCTATATGAGGGGCATGGGAGAGGTCAAGAGATGATGTATTGTCAACCAAGAGAGCGATAATGATGTCAAGTGTGACTTGAAACGTACAAGAAAAGAGTGTTGGTAGATGTAGCATGACAGTGGTGAAGAGAGAACCAGGGAAGAAGAAGTAATTGGATGGTCAGAAGCAGTTTGAATATGGGACCCATATCACTGGTCTGGAGCAGCCATCGCTACACTGGTCTGGACCCACTTGTTCACTGAAGGGTTTAGTGAGGAACCTGTTAAGGCAGTGAAAGCTGAACTCAGGCGTGTTACTAATCAGGCCTTTGTCACTTACTGGAAGATCACAACCCGGCAATAACTCTGTCCTATAACCCTGAGGTGTGTGATTCAAGGATTCTTAATCATTTATTAGTTAGCCGGATTTGAATGATTTCTTAGTACTTTGTTTAGGATATAACTTGTGTAGCATACATGtagtatataatatgattagAAGAGCCAAAAATCAAACTAGAGATTTACTCAACAGATGAACATATAAAAAAACACACAGCAACAAAAATGTAAGGAGATTTTTGTACAAGAGTTAACCGGCTGATGAGAATGAGGCTGCTTTTCAACCACTGACCACCAACCGCAGCTTGAAGACCAATAACTAGTAGAAAATGGAAAACccattatatatttatattaaaccTCACTGAACTAGTCCTGGTCAAAACCCTGAAGCT is a genomic window containing:
- the LOC108812702 gene encoding 60S ribosomal protein L4-1; translated protein: MAAAAARPLVTVQNLDGDMTTDQSSTIPLPDVMTAPVRPDIVSHVHAQISNNSRQPYAVSKKAGHQTSAESWGTGRAVSRIPRVPGGGTHRAGQAAFGNMCRGGRMFAPTKIWRKWHRRVNVNSKRHAIVSAIAATAVPALVMARGHKIENVPEMPLVVSDSAEGVEKTSAAIKVLKQIGAYDDAEKAKDSIGIRSGVGKMRNRRYICRKGPLVVYGTEGSKIVKAFRNLPGVELCHVERLNLLKLAPGGHLGRFVVWTKSAFEKLEGIYGSFEKPSEKKKGYVLPRAKMVNADLARIINSDEVQSVVKPIKKDAKRAVMKKNPLKNLNVMLKLNPYAKTAKRMSLLAEEQRVKAKKEKLTKKRKTVTKEEALAIKAAGKSWYQTMISDSDYTEFDNFTKWLGASQ